From a region of the Pseudomonadaceae bacterium SI-3 genome:
- a CDS encoding NUDIX hydrolase, with protein sequence MSWHPHITVATIVEVDGRFLMVEESKGGRLVLNQPAGHLEPHETLRQAAVRETLEETGWEVALAGVVGIYLYTAPSNGVTYQRVCFAATPVRHEPHRELDSGIVAALWMTRDELADQPERWRSELILRCIDDYLAGPPHDLAVIRD encoded by the coding sequence ATGAGCTGGCATCCACACATAACCGTGGCGACGATTGTCGAGGTCGATGGCCGCTTCCTTATGGTCGAAGAATCAAAAGGCGGCCGTTTGGTACTGAATCAACCGGCGGGGCACCTTGAACCCCACGAAACATTACGCCAAGCCGCGGTGCGCGAAACCCTAGAGGAAACCGGCTGGGAGGTCGCGCTCGCGGGTGTAGTAGGTATCTACCTATACACTGCACCTAGCAACGGCGTGACCTACCAACGCGTCTGCTTTGCGGCCACTCCGGTTCGCCATGAGCCGCACCGCGAACTCGACAGCGGCATTGTCGCAGCGCTCTGGATGACTCGAGACGAACTGGCCGACCAACCGGAACGTTGGCGCAGCGAGCTGATCCTGCGCTGCATTGATGACTATCTGGCTGGCCCGCCACACGATCTCGCCGTGATACGAGACTGA
- a CDS encoding tRNA 2-thiouridine(34) synthase MnmA: MSGGVDSSVSALLLLEQGYQVEGLFMKNWEEDDGTEYCTAREDLADAQAVCDRIGIKLHTANFAAEYWDNVFEHFLAEYKAGRTPNPDILCNREIKFKAFLDYALALGADLIATGHYVRRRDIDGRSELLKGLDSNKDQSYFLHAVGGEQLSKTLFPVGELEKPAVRAAAEKHGLATAKKKDSTGICFIGERRFSDFLKQYLPAQPGNIETIDGETIGRHHGLMYHTIGQRQGLGIGGLKDASDEPWYVLSKDLERNVLVVGQGNDHPWLFSRALLASEIYWVNPIELTAPLRLTAKVRYRQSDQTCTLEQTANGYRAVFDEPQRAVTPGQSVVFYDGDVCLGGGVIETAEPWFAGARP; this comes from the coding sequence ATGTCCGGCGGTGTCGACTCGTCAGTTTCCGCTCTGCTTCTCCTCGAACAGGGGTACCAGGTCGAAGGCCTGTTCATGAAGAACTGGGAGGAAGATGACGGAACCGAGTATTGCACTGCTCGGGAGGATCTAGCCGACGCCCAGGCCGTCTGCGACAGGATCGGCATTAAACTGCACACGGCAAACTTTGCCGCTGAGTACTGGGACAACGTGTTCGAGCACTTTCTCGCTGAGTACAAAGCAGGCAGGACGCCGAATCCCGACATCCTTTGCAACCGCGAGATCAAATTTAAGGCGTTCCTTGATTATGCCCTGGCGCTCGGCGCCGACCTGATCGCGACCGGACACTACGTACGGCGACGAGACATCGATGGGCGTAGCGAGCTGCTCAAAGGACTGGACTCGAACAAGGACCAAAGCTATTTCCTTCACGCTGTTGGCGGCGAGCAGCTGAGCAAAACCTTATTCCCGGTGGGGGAGCTGGAAAAGCCAGCGGTCCGGGCAGCTGCCGAAAAGCACGGGTTGGCGACGGCGAAAAAGAAAGACTCGACCGGAATTTGCTTCATCGGCGAGCGCCGTTTCAGCGATTTTCTCAAGCAATATCTGCCTGCTCAACCGGGCAACATCGAAACGATAGACGGCGAAACCATAGGTCGCCATCACGGCCTTATGTATCACACCATCGGCCAGCGGCAGGGTTTGGGTATCGGCGGCCTTAAGGACGCGAGCGACGAGCCTTGGTACGTGTTAAGCAAGGATCTGGAGCGCAACGTGCTTGTAGTAGGTCAAGGCAACGACCATCCCTGGCTGTTCTCGCGCGCCCTGCTCGCCTCAGAAATCTACTGGGTCAATCCGATCGAACTGACCGCCCCCCTGCGGCTCACGGCGAAGGTTCGCTATCGGCAGAGCGACCAGACCTGCACATTGGAACAGACCGCCAACGGCTATCGAGCGGTGTTCGACGAACCTCAACGCGCCGTAACGCCTGGCCAATCCGTGGTGTTCTACGATGGCGACGTTTGCCTCGGTGGTGGCGTGATCGAGACCGCAGAGCCCTGGTTCGCCGGAGCCCGCCCATGA
- a CDS encoding lysogenization regulator HflD gives MTPRQEQLVALGAVFEAAALVDRIARTGQVPNAALANLLGSLLVREDKPALEIYGGDDLNLREGYRALVGALERDTSSLQREPLRYALAMIGLERQLDKRRDLLQVIGSRLDQIQQQADHFGLTHENVIASFGGLYQDTLSTFRQRIQVQGDMRHLQQNDNAAKIRALLLAGIRSARLWRQLGGHRWQMVFSRRKMLDALYPMLKSE, from the coding sequence ATGACGCCACGACAGGAACAACTAGTAGCTCTTGGGGCTGTATTCGAAGCTGCAGCACTGGTCGATCGAATAGCCCGAACCGGTCAAGTGCCGAACGCAGCCCTGGCGAACCTGTTGGGCAGCCTGTTGGTGCGAGAGGACAAACCGGCTTTGGAGATCTATGGCGGAGATGACTTGAATCTCCGCGAGGGCTATCGCGCCCTTGTCGGCGCACTGGAGCGAGACACCAGCAGCCTGCAACGCGAGCCGCTGCGCTATGCGCTGGCGATGATCGGCCTGGAACGACAGCTGGATAAACGCCGTGACCTGTTGCAGGTGATCGGAAGCCGCCTGGACCAGATACAGCAGCAGGCCGATCACTTTGGGCTGACCCACGAAAACGTAATCGCCTCTTTTGGCGGTTTGTACCAGGACACACTGAGCACCTTTCGCCAGCGCATTCAGGTCCAAGGCGACATGCGCCATCTTCAGCAGAACGACAACGCAGCAAAAATACGCGCACTTCTGCTGGCAGGGATTCGTTCAGCGCGGCTCTGGCGCCAGCTCGGCGGGCACCGTTGGCAGATGGTATTCAGCCGGCGCAAAATGCTCGACGCGCTATATCCCATGCTGAAATCTGAATAA
- a CDS encoding adenylosuccinate lyase: MQLSSLTAVSPVDGRYAGKTSALRPIFSEFGLIRCRVQVEVRWLQRLAAHAGIPEVAPFSEVANALLNQLAEDFQLEHAERVKEFERTTNHDVKAVEYLLKEQAKQLPELAKVNEFIHFACTSEDINNLSHALMLRQGRDEVLLPLMRQLADAIRALAVAHADVPMLSRTHGQPASPTTLGKELANVVYRLERQIAQVAAVPLLGKINGAVGNYNAHLSAYPDVDWEANAREFIEGDLGLFWNPYTTQIEPHDYIAELFDAVARFNTILIDFDRDIWGYISLGYFKQRTVAGEIGSSTMPHKVNPIDFENSEGNLGIANALLSHLASKLPISRWQRDLTDSTVLRNLGVGFAHSIIAYEASLKGIGKLELNEARIAEDLDACWEVLAEPIQTVMRRYAIENPYEKLKELTRGKGISPEALQTFIEGLDMPAEAKQALRKLTPAAYIGNAADQAKRI, encoded by the coding sequence ATGCAGCTTTCCTCGCTCACCGCGGTTTCCCCTGTCGATGGCCGCTACGCCGGCAAAACCAGCGCCCTGCGCCCCATTTTCAGCGAATTCGGCCTGATTCGCTGCCGCGTTCAGGTTGAGGTCCGCTGGCTGCAGCGCCTGGCTGCACATGCCGGAATTCCAGAGGTGGCGCCTTTCTCGGAAGTGGCTAACGCACTACTCAATCAGCTTGCCGAAGACTTCCAGCTGGAACATGCCGAGCGTGTTAAGGAATTCGAGCGAACCACCAACCACGACGTAAAAGCGGTGGAATACCTCCTCAAGGAGCAGGCCAAGCAGTTACCGGAGCTGGCCAAGGTCAATGAGTTCATCCATTTCGCATGTACCAGCGAGGACATCAACAACCTGTCCCATGCTCTGATGCTACGCCAGGGTCGAGATGAGGTTTTGCTGCCCCTAATGCGCCAGTTAGCGGACGCAATCCGCGCCTTGGCTGTTGCGCATGCAGACGTACCAATGCTCTCCCGTACCCATGGTCAGCCCGCTTCGCCCACCACCTTGGGCAAGGAACTGGCTAACGTGGTCTATCGCCTGGAGCGTCAGATTGCGCAGGTTGCGGCGGTACCGCTGCTCGGCAAGATCAATGGCGCCGTCGGCAACTACAATGCTCACCTGTCGGCTTATCCCGACGTTGACTGGGAAGCTAACGCGCGAGAATTCATCGAAGGTGACCTTGGACTCTTCTGGAACCCTTACACCACACAGATCGAGCCTCACGATTACATCGCCGAGCTGTTCGATGCCGTGGCTCGATTCAACACGATTCTTATAGATTTTGATCGCGACATCTGGGGCTATATTTCGCTGGGCTATTTCAAGCAGCGCACCGTTGCTGGCGAAATTGGCTCCTCGACCATGCCGCACAAGGTCAACCCGATCGATTTCGAGAACTCGGAAGGCAATCTCGGTATTGCCAACGCACTGCTGAGTCACTTGGCGAGCAAGCTGCCCATCTCTCGCTGGCAGCGTGACCTGACCGACTCCACAGTACTGCGCAATCTGGGAGTTGGCTTTGCCCATAGCATCATTGCGTACGAGGCCAGCCTCAAAGGCATCGGTAAACTGGAGCTCAACGAAGCGCGAATTGCCGAGGACCTCGACGCTTGCTGGGAAGTACTGGCCGAGCCGATCCAGACCGTCATGCGTCGGTATGCCATTGAGAATCCCTACGAGAAACTCAAGGAGTTGACCCGAGGCAAAGGCATCAGCCCGGAGGCGCTGCAGACTTTCATCGAAGGCCTGGATATGCCGGCCGAAGCCAAGCAGGCGCTGCGCAAACTGACCCCGGCCGCCTACATAGGCAACGCCGCCGATCAGGCCAAGCGGATCTGA
- a CDS encoding cupin — protein sequence MTSDTPLQILGGISAREFLRDYWQKKPLLVRQAIPGFESPVSPDELAGLSLEEEVESRLVIEHGETPWELRRGPFSEDSYQNLPERDWTLLVQAVDQLVPEVAELIEHFRFLPNWRIDDVMVSFAAPGGGVGPHFDNYDVFLLQAHGQRRWRVGQMCDSESKMLKHADLRILADFQGTDEWVLEPGDMLYLPPRLAHFGTAEDACMTYSLGFRAPSAAEVLTHFTDFLAQFLPDEERYSDADMLPIEDPHQIQSDALDRLRAMLTEHMGDERLLLTWFGQFMTEPRYPERVQGPEIDEQAMLAALDDGAILVRNLSARLAWSEVDIGLLLFASGQSRLLPGHLKELLKMVCSADALHAENLAGWLSDEDGRNLVLQLVKQGSLEFADE from the coding sequence ATGACTTCCGACACCCCTTTGCAAATCCTTGGCGGGATCAGCGCGCGCGAGTTTCTTCGTGATTATTGGCAGAAAAAACCTCTACTGGTCCGCCAGGCAATTCCCGGGTTCGAAAGCCCGGTTTCCCCAGACGAGTTGGCCGGTTTGTCTCTGGAGGAGGAAGTCGAGTCCCGCCTGGTCATCGAACATGGCGAAACTCCGTGGGAGCTGCGCCGCGGCCCCTTCAGCGAAGATAGTTACCAGAACCTGCCGGAGCGTGACTGGACGTTGCTCGTCCAGGCCGTCGACCAATTGGTGCCGGAAGTTGCCGAGCTTATCGAGCACTTTCGCTTCCTGCCCAATTGGCGGATCGATGACGTCATGGTCAGCTTTGCAGCGCCGGGGGGCGGTGTGGGTCCGCACTTCGACAATTACGATGTATTCCTCCTCCAAGCGCATGGCCAGCGTCGCTGGCGCGTAGGTCAGATGTGCGACAGCGAGAGCAAAATGCTCAAGCATGCCGACCTGCGCATACTCGCGGATTTTCAAGGCACCGACGAATGGGTGCTCGAGCCAGGCGACATGCTTTACCTGCCGCCAAGACTCGCTCATTTCGGTACCGCCGAGGATGCGTGCATGACCTACTCGCTAGGCTTCAGGGCTCCCAGCGCAGCGGAAGTCCTCACCCATTTCACTGACTTCCTGGCGCAGTTCCTGCCTGATGAGGAACGCTACAGCGATGCCGATATGCTTCCGATCGAAGACCCGCACCAGATCCAAAGCGACGCGCTGGATCGCCTGCGCGCGATGCTCACCGAGCATATGGGCGACGAGCGATTGCTGCTAACCTGGTTCGGCCAGTTCATGACCGAACCGCGCTATCCGGAGCGAGTGCAGGGTCCGGAAATCGACGAGCAGGCAATGCTCGCAGCATTGGATGATGGCGCCATACTCGTGCGAAACCTGAGTGCGCGCCTGGCCTGGAGTGAAGTGGACATCGGCTTGTTGCTGTTTGCCAGCGGTCAAAGTCGGTTGCTTCCAGGTCATCTGAAGGAGCTATTGAAAATGGTCTGTTCAGCCGATGCGCTCCATGCCGAAAATCTCGCTGGCTGGCTGAGCGACGAGGATGGGCGTAATCTCGTGCTGCAACTGGTCAAACAGGGAAGTCTGGAGTTTGCTGATGAGTGA
- a CDS encoding GNAT family N-acetyltransferase, with product MSDIEVRIADWQQDNADLRRIRETVFIAEQSVPPELEWDADDVEAVHFLALESGYPIGTARLLNDGHIGRVSVLRDWRGMNVGGALMKAVIEEAERRGLNEQRLTAQVHATSFYERLGFEVVSEEFLEAGLPHVDMLRKSH from the coding sequence ATGAGTGACATAGAAGTTCGCATCGCCGACTGGCAGCAGGATAACGCCGACCTACGCCGGATTAGGGAAACTGTGTTCATTGCTGAACAGTCCGTGCCCCCGGAACTGGAGTGGGACGCAGACGATGTCGAGGCCGTGCATTTCCTTGCCTTGGAAAGCGGCTATCCGATTGGTACCGCGCGACTGCTTAATGACGGGCATATCGGTCGCGTTTCGGTATTACGCGACTGGCGCGGAATGAACGTCGGCGGCGCACTGATGAAAGCGGTCATTGAAGAAGCCGAGCGGCGCGGCCTCAACGAACAGCGACTCACCGCCCAAGTGCATGCCACATCGTTCTATGAACGCCTTGGCTTCGAAGTAGTCAGCGAAGAGTTCCTCGAGGCCGGCCTTCCCCACGTCGATATGCTACGAAAGAGCCACTAG
- a CDS encoding histone acetyltransferase HPA2 → MHDDPDHSISEDAPSMIEFQSPGRFQIDNPAAQPALQQEWQAAPFTLGVSTTVQAFNDMGEARKHALALIEQVTRSLSIYTPDLEPWLYNHSCIQKACSQFLRAHPRNHLRILVGDSSRAVKEGHRLVTLSRRLTSNLHIRRTHQDYQLQTTAFLVVDACGMLIRPNADQFSGHALYRDPGRARQQLRLFDAAWDRSLPDPDMRSFLL, encoded by the coding sequence ATGCATGACGACCCGGATCACTCTATCAGCGAAGACGCCCCGTCGATGATCGAGTTCCAATCACCGGGTCGCTTCCAGATTGATAACCCAGCGGCACAGCCTGCTCTCCAACAAGAATGGCAGGCCGCGCCGTTTACGCTAGGCGTCAGCACTACAGTTCAAGCTTTCAATGACATGGGCGAAGCTCGTAAGCATGCGCTTGCGCTGATCGAGCAGGTTACGCGCAGCCTGAGCATCTATACGCCGGACCTGGAACCTTGGCTGTACAACCACAGCTGCATTCAAAAGGCATGCTCGCAGTTTTTACGGGCCCATCCACGCAACCACTTGCGTATCTTGGTGGGCGACTCGTCTCGCGCAGTCAAAGAAGGCCACCGCCTGGTCACTCTGAGCCGCAGATTGACTAGCAACTTGCACATTCGCCGCACCCATCAGGATTATCAACTACAAACCACCGCGTTCCTCGTGGTCGATGCGTGCGGCATGCTGATTCGCCCGAATGCGGATCAATTCTCTGGGCATGCGTTATACCGAGACCCTGGTCGCGCTCGCCAACAACTAAGGCTATTCGACGCCGCCTGGGACCGTAGCCTTCCTGATCCCGATATGCGGAGCTTTTTGCTATGA
- a CDS encoding secretin, with amino-acid sequence MTRRFFAACLLVVSSALSAATEVIPLDFRMAEDVLPIAQSVVGDKGKVNAYGNQLIVNAPSAVITELRDVLSKLDTEPRRLLISVDTQNSAAGSESGYRVDGTTRIGDVEIQSGDGEKRGRDQARIIRRSTNSQGGGVQQVQATEGYPALIQIGQSVPITTTGADGYGQIYQQTQYRDVTRGFYATATVQGDRVQVTISSHNDRMSASQPGAINVQQTDTRVSGRLGEWIELGGVDESANSSENGMLRRYSTAGSQDLSLRLKVDTLN; translated from the coding sequence ATGACTCGTCGTTTTTTCGCTGCTTGCCTGTTAGTCGTTAGCTCGGCACTTAGTGCTGCGACAGAGGTAATTCCGCTGGACTTCCGAATGGCGGAGGACGTGCTACCGATCGCCCAATCAGTTGTAGGGGATAAGGGCAAAGTCAACGCATATGGCAACCAGCTGATTGTAAACGCGCCGTCCGCTGTGATCACTGAGCTGCGCGATGTGCTGTCCAAGCTAGATACCGAACCTCGCCGGCTGCTTATAAGTGTCGATACCCAAAATTCGGCCGCAGGCAGCGAAAGTGGCTATCGGGTCGACGGCACAACCCGCATCGGTGACGTTGAAATCCAGAGTGGCGACGGCGAGAAGAGAGGCAGAGACCAGGCGCGCATCATTCGTCGCAGCACCAACAGCCAAGGCGGAGGTGTTCAACAGGTCCAAGCCACCGAGGGTTATCCTGCATTGATTCAGATAGGCCAAAGCGTACCAATCACCACCACGGGGGCCGATGGCTACGGGCAGATCTATCAACAAACTCAGTATCGGGATGTCACTCGCGGTTTCTACGCCACCGCTACGGTACAGGGGGACCGGGTGCAGGTTACGATCAGCAGCCATAACGACCGTATGAGCGCATCCCAGCCAGGCGCAATCAACGTCCAGCAAACCGATACTCGGGTCAGCGGGCGGCTCGGCGAATGGATTGAGCTCGGCGGCGTTGACGAATCTGCAAACTCCAGCGAGAACGGAATGCTACGCAGATATTCCACAGCCGGCAGTCAAGACCTTTCCCTACGACTGAAAGTAGATACGCTGAATTAA